From the Acinetobacter wanghuae genome, one window contains:
- a CDS encoding HPF/RaiA family ribosome-associated protein: protein MNIELRTDKNIQNSDRLIAYVNAELNQEFQRHSERITHFSVHLSDENGPKGGAEDIRCMIEARPAGIKPVVVNHRGHNIATAIHGAIDRLKRSIEHAIEKKDNVRTTPLELAPEADIEQ, encoded by the coding sequence ATGAACATTGAGCTTCGTACAGATAAAAATATTCAAAATAGTGATCGTCTAATTGCATACGTAAATGCCGAATTAAATCAAGAATTCCAACGCCACAGTGAGCGTATTACCCATTTCTCAGTTCATCTTAGTGATGAAAACGGTCCCAAAGGTGGCGCAGAAGATATTCGCTGCATGATTGAAGCACGTCCAGCAGGCATTAAACCTGTCGTAGTGAATCATCGCGGTCATAATATTGCGACTGCTATTCACGGTGCAATTGATCGCCTTAAACGCAGTATCGAGCATGCAATTGAGAAAAAAGACAATGTGCGCACCACGCCACTCGAATTAGCGCCTGAAGCTGACATTGAACAATAA
- a CDS encoding ankyrin repeat domain-containing protein translates to MLTAQQQLFVQALEELNLTQVKQLLADGLNPNFIDFEKGPVISVWSDGLFKWWEEICEAYEAGTPLSAEQKQANLAVHLEILEALIAAEVNLHLWDAEEIYGPLWDAASAACAPAVQRLLDEKVDPNSKDEDGLTILSSISDLFFDCDFDEINWSEALDEEKQTLELLRNHGAKMTKEIS, encoded by the coding sequence ATGTTAACGGCGCAACAACAGCTTTTTGTGCAAGCACTCGAAGAATTAAACTTAACCCAAGTCAAACAACTCTTAGCAGATGGACTCAATCCAAATTTTATTGATTTTGAAAAAGGTCCTGTGATTTCAGTTTGGTCAGATGGCTTATTTAAATGGTGGGAAGAGATTTGCGAAGCCTATGAAGCGGGTACACCACTTAGCGCTGAACAAAAACAAGCCAATTTAGCGGTTCATCTTGAAATTTTGGAAGCGTTAATTGCAGCAGAAGTCAATTTACACCTTTGGGATGCAGAAGAAATTTATGGTCCACTTTGGGATGCAGCGAGTGCAGCATGTGCGCCTGCAGTACAACGCTTGCTTGATGAAAAAGTAGATCCCAATAGCAAAGATGAAGATGGTTTAACTATTTTATCTTCGATCAGTGATTTATTCTTTGACTGTGATTTCGATGAAATTAATTGGTCAGAAGCATTAGATGAAGAAAAACAAACACTTGAACTCTTGCGTAACCATGGCGCAAAAATGACCAAAGAAATCAGTTAA
- a CDS encoding transporter, producing MTTLKTLACIALATSSAQIFAAEFEFDRPGTGFGTSTTPVGRLAWEQSLPTASYVKSGNETTTTLNADMLLRTGLTDSLELQLGWDGPAWSKTKTAGVSSEQDGLGDVSIGLKKAIDLQDDKLSLAVLAQAVIATGNSEFSNRNDIYTLGSTVAYQYNDDVDTSISMFYEWQDSHWAITAVPTLQYKIAGDWSGFSELVYRKAESQDNEYGLGTGVMYALNERTQLDASVGVDLEGSARSYNAGLGVSFLF from the coding sequence ATGACAACACTTAAGACACTTGCATGTATTGCTTTGGCAACGAGCAGCGCCCAGATTTTTGCAGCCGAATTTGAATTTGATCGCCCGGGTACGGGTTTTGGGACATCAACAACGCCCGTAGGACGTTTGGCATGGGAGCAGTCTTTACCGACCGCAAGCTATGTCAAATCTGGTAATGAAACCACCACAACCTTAAATGCTGACATGTTATTGCGTACCGGTTTAACTGATAGCTTAGAGCTACAACTCGGTTGGGATGGTCCGGCATGGTCTAAAACCAAAACTGCAGGCGTATCATCTGAGCAAGATGGTTTGGGTGATGTCAGTATTGGTCTGAAAAAAGCAATTGATTTACAAGATGACAAATTATCGCTTGCTGTATTGGCACAAGCTGTCATTGCTACAGGCAATAGCGAGTTCTCTAATCGCAACGATATTTATACACTCGGCTCAACCGTAGCGTATCAATACAATGATGATGTGGATACATCCATCAGTATGTTCTACGAATGGCAAGACAGCCATTGGGCAATCACGGCTGTACCGACGTTGCAGTATAAAATTGCGGGTGATTGGTCAGGTTTTTCTGAGTTGGTGTATCGTAAAGCTGAAAGTCAAGACAATGAATATGGCTTAGGCACAGGTGTGATGTATGCCTTAAATGAGCGTACTCAACTAGATGCGAGTGTGGGCGTGGACTTAGAAGGTTCAGCACGAAGCTACAATGCGGGTCTAGGTGTTTCATTCTTATTTTAA